From the Primulina tabacum isolate GXHZ01 chromosome 3, ASM2559414v2, whole genome shotgun sequence genome, one window contains:
- the LOC142541133 gene encoding protein GRAVITROPIC IN THE LIGHT 1 codes for MANKVSNFSDLIQRMTASSCLLHSISAIACDFEDSDSDKNKEEEDHDEEEEEYEIAQNHFNVSWDGAKDEDSAAKERVVELETLMGQVFDAVSAVKRAYVSQQEAHCPWDPNKMRDADMAVVAELRRLGMLRERYRRSSCGGRMRPSAATLREVVAPYEAALEELKTEVKAKQAEVDRLGEKLKTATSFNAGRSKGKSNRRVSGSSTNQVAAAPAVELLEAAMSLVKEASKSFTSLLLSLMRSAHLDIAAAVRSIETASTTTMNNHTAATTFMDSTVGANHAKYALESYVNRKMFQGFDHETFYMDGSLSSILNPGQHRIDCFTQYRDMKAMDPVELLGILPTCRFGNFCFKKYLSIIHPKMEESLFGDLEQRRQVLDGHHPRSQFYGEFSRLAKAVWLLHLLEFSFDPPPTHFEASKGADFHSLYMESVVRISGNGKGSMVVGFPVSPGFKIGNGTIIKARVYLVPKNDI; via the exons ATGGCGAACAAAGTGTCTAATTTCTCTGATCTTATACAACGCATGACCGCATCCAGTTGCCTCCTCCACTCCATTTCCGCCATCGCCTGCGATTTTGAAGACTCTGACTCAGACAAGAACAAAGAAGAGGAAGAccatgatgaagaagaagaagagtaCGAAATCGCTCAGAATCACTTCAATGTCAGCTGGGATGGCGCTAAAGATGAGGATTCGGCCGCCAAGGAGAGAGTCGTCGAATTGGAGACTCTAATGGGCCAAGTGTTCGACGCAGTTTCGGCGGTCAAGAGGGCCTACGTTAGCCAGCAGGAGGCGCACTGCCCTTGGGATCCGAACAAAATGCGCGACGCTGACATGGCGGTGGTGGCGGAGCTCAGGAGATTGGGGATGCTGAGAGAAAGGTACAGGCGCAGCAGCTGTGGAGGGAGAATGCGGCCGTCGGCGGCGACGCTGAGGGAGGTGGTTGCGCCGTACGAGGCTGCGCTGGAGGAGCTGAAGACGGAAGTGAAAGCGAAGCAGGCGGAGGTGGATAGGTTGGGGGAGAAGCTCAAAACGGCGACGTCTTTCAATGCAGGGAGGTCAAAGGGGAAGTCAAACCGCCGAGTCAGCGGCAGCTCCACCAATCAGG TTGCGGCAGCTCCAGCTGTGGAGCTACTTGAAGCAGCAATGAGTTTGGTAAAAGAAGCATCGAAATCCTTCACATCTCTTCTCCTCTCCCTGATGCGGTCGGCTCACTTGGATATTGCTGCTGCTGTGAGATCTATAGAAACCGCCTCCACCACCACCATGAACAATCACACCGCCGCCACTACATTTATGGACTCTACAGTTGGGGCAAACCATGCAAAGTATGCTCTGGAATCTTACGTGAATCGAAAAATGTTCCAAGGCTTCGACCATGAGACGTTTTACATGGATGGTAGCCTCTCCTCTATACTCAACCCAGGGCAGCACCGTATAGACTGCTTCACTCAGTACCGCGACATGAAAGCCATGGACCCCGTTGAGCTCCTCGGCATTTTACCCACTTGTAGATTTGGCAACTTCTGTTTCAAGAAGTACCTTTCGATCATTCACCCCAAGATGGAAGAGTCGTTGTTTGGGGACTTGGAACAGAGGCGTCAGGTGTTAGATGGTCACCATCCAAGGAGTCAGTTTTACGGGGAATTTTCACGCTTGGCTAAGGCTGTTTGGCTGTTGCATTTGCTGGAATTTTCTTTCGACCCGCCCCCGACTCACTTTGAGGCGAGTAAAGGGGCGGACTTTCACTCACTCTATATGGAAAGCGTGGTGAGAATTTCTGGGAATGGCAAGGGCTCAATGGTCGTGGGGTTCCCGGTGAGTCCGGGTTTTAAGATTGGCAATGGGACGATTATCAAAGCCCGGGTTTATCTGGTCCCAAAGAACGACATTTAA
- the LOC142539160 gene encoding uncharacterized protein LOC142539160 — MHSAHSTPYVQYTPPAHESPDVSGTRPGDLNRSSSSTSFPMCTGPRVHFGLNPSRRPSPLEHRSERRLTALEDSVTSMHVNISSLFIETRASIRNINQALVDLKPSFNLGLDELRLSLTEQIRAGFAEMRSNMPVQQDRDYSIAYTRGQKRKSSEADFGVDDNLAREIGSTSQTQHIFETNLPVNTEESSEDIQVTPNSRKSGGEATTSRGVDKNLGREIGSNSQTQQIFEPNIPGITEESAEDIQVTPDARMSGGEAITSRDDNEATFGDRDTEGKQLAGVS, encoded by the exons ATGCATTCTGCACATTCAACTCCTTATGTCCAGTACACGCCTCCTGCACATGAATCTCCTGACGTTTCCGGCACCCGTCCTGGTGATCTCAATAGATCCAGCTCTAGCACCAGTTTTCCTATGTGTACGGGTCCTAGAGTCCACTTTGGACTCAATCCTTCCCGTCGCCCATCACCCTTGGAGCATCGTTCCGAGCGGCGATTGACTGCGTTGGAGGATTCCGTTACGTCTATGCATGTTAACATCTCATCTTTATTTATTGAGACCAGAGCGTCTATCAGGAATATAAATCAAGCTCTAGTTGACTTGAAACCGAGTTTCAATCTTGGTCTCgatgagttgagattgagttTGACTGAACAGATTAGAGCTGGTTTTGCTGAGATGAGGTCTAACATGCCAGTGCAACAGGACAGAGATTATAGCATAGCCTATACCAGAGGGCAGAAGAGGAAATCATCCGAGGCAGATTTTG GTGTGGATGATAATCTGGCTAGGGAAATTGGCAGTACTAGCCAAACACAACATATATTTGAGACTAACCTTCCGGTCAATACAGAGGAGTCCTCAGAAG atattCAAGTGACTCCGAATTCGCGTAAGTCAGGTGGCGAGGCGACCACGTCGAGAG GTGTGGATAAAAATTTGGGTAGGGAAATTGGCAGTAATAGCCAAACTCAACAGATATTTGAGCCTAACATTCCAGGCATTACAGAGGAGTCCGCAGAAG ATATTCAAGTGACTCCAGATGCGCGTATGTCAGGAGGCGAGGCGATCACGTCGAGAG ATGACAATGAGGCCACTTTCGGAGACCGTGACACAGAAGGTAAACAACTCGCTGGCGTGAGTTAG